ATGCTGCATAAGGGTGTGCGCCTGTAGAAGCGACATTGCGAACAGTTGTCGTAGAAGCATTTTGTCCATGATCAGCATGTAAAGTAAAAATTTTATCCATAGCTTCAATTTCTAAAGGTGTGATTTCTGCTGCTCCATCAATAGTTTGCTTCATTTTACCTCCCGGATATGCACGAAGCATATACAAGAAGTTTTCTACATATCCTCGTTCAACATCTGGATAGATAAAAGGCGCACCAATCGAATGACGATAAGCAAAAGCTGCAAGTGTAGGAATCTTTGCAATTGCTCGGCGAGCCATTACTTGACGCTCTTCCTCATTGCTCATATCTAAATGTTGAAAATGGAAAGTAGAAAGTGCCGATAGCGAAGCAGAAAGATTTGCCATAGGGTGTGCTGAGTCAGGAAAAGCATTAAAAATACTTACCAATCCTTCATGTAAAAAACTTCGATGACGCAATTCATTTTCAAACTCTTTAGATTCTTTGTCATTATTGGGGGCTTCACCTGTAATCAAAAGCTTACACACATCGGTGAATCGATACTTTTCAACCAACTCCGCCACAGGAATACCCTTATAAAGCAGTTTGCCTTCTTTTCCATTGATATAGCTGATTGTAGATTTACAACCTGCTGTAGAGCCATACCCCGGATCATAAGAGAAAATATTAGTGCGCTCAAAAAGTTTTGAAAAATCTACCGCCTTAGGTCCGCGTGTGCATTCGATCAAGTCAAATTCAAAACTTTCATTTGTTTCATTGTTAGTGAGTGTTACAGTTGCCATATTTTTGTTCTCCTTCATTTTATCTCAAAGTAATCCATTATGACACAATCCACCCACTAAAGTCAAAAAAAAATTAATTTTTTTAACAAATTCTATAAGTAAAA
The Helicobacter sp. MIT 05-5293 genome window above contains:
- a CDS encoding citrate synthase; protein product: MATVTLTNNETNESFEFDLIECTRGPKAVDFSKLFERTNIFSYDPGYGSTAGCKSTISYINGKEGKLLYKGIPVAELVEKYRFTDVCKLLITGEAPNNDKESKEFENELRHRSFLHEGLVSIFNAFPDSAHPMANLSASLSALSTFHFQHLDMSNEEERQVMARRAIAKIPTLAAFAYRHSIGAPFIYPDVERGYVENFLYMLRAYPGGKMKQTIDGAAEITPLEIEAMDKIFTLHADHGQNASTTTVRNVASTGAHPYAALSAGVNALWGAAHGGANEKVLDMLNQIGDAKNVEKFIAKAKDKNDPFRLMGFGHRVYKNYDPRAKILKKLKDDLDAKGIKMDARLSDLAHKVEEVALKDSYFVERNLYPNVDFYSGIILSALKIPVSLFTPIFVIGRMPGWCAQLLEHIQDPATRITRPRQVYIGK